From the Arcobacter arenosus genome, one window contains:
- a CDS encoding response regulator transcription factor → MNHDNLKKIIDITKSLNTLYIEDNNDVRNQTLKMLNIFFENIIVATNGNEGLSLFKSKNKFESSSFDLIITDIEMPVKDGITMINQIREIDKEIPILIFSAHSNTEYFLQTIDAGIDGYILKPYSIDQISNSLSKIIEKNKLKTINNHIINLENDFLWNTEDSLLFKDEEEIKLTKSEIKLFTLFISTKGSLKTYDEIENYIFDEYSTSSKRVRNLMSRLKQKLDYELFESIYGHGYKLKYKKIL, encoded by the coding sequence ATGAATCATGATAATTTAAAGAAAATAATAGATATCACAAAAAGTTTAAATACCCTTTATATAGAAGATAATAATGATGTTAGAAATCAAACATTAAAAATGCTTAATATTTTTTTCGAAAATATTATAGTTGCGACAAATGGGAATGAAGGCCTAAGTTTATTTAAATCAAAAAACAAATTTGAATCTTCTTCTTTTGATTTAATTATTACTGATATTGAAATGCCTGTGAAAGATGGTATAACTATGATTAATCAAATTAGAGAAATTGATAAAGAGATACCTATCCTAATTTTTTCTGCCCATAGTAATACTGAATATTTTTTACAAACAATTGATGCAGGAATTGATGGATATATATTAAAACCATATTCAATTGATCAAATATCTAACTCTTTATCTAAAATAATTGAAAAGAATAAACTAAAAACAATAAACAATCATATAATTAATCTTGAAAATGATTTTTTATGGAATACTGAAGATTCCTTACTTTTTAAAGATGAAGAAGAGATAAAGCTAACAAAATCAGAAATAAAACTATTTACTCTATTTATATCAACTAAAGGTTCATTAAAAACATATGATGAGATAGAAAACTATATTTTTGATGAATACTCAACTAGTTCAAAAAGAGTTAGAAATTTAATGTCAAGATTAAAACAAAAACTTGACTATGAGCTATTTGAATCAATTTATGGACATGGGTATAAATTAAAATATAAAAAAATTTTATAG
- the ccsA gene encoding cytochrome c biogenesis protein CcsA: MKPLTNVLFSFKTTLILFAILAIGAGVATFIENDYGTSTARVLIYSNIWYETALVLMIVNLIGIIIKFKMWKNTPRFIFHASFVVILIGAAVTRYIGYEGIVHIREGQTQNRMISLEPYLQVKIKQKNKSFYKEFQHEFAASSLRKGMEAGETVGIVATLGQLANKFNHNIIFDDKNLNIEYVDYIVSKKGRSEMGILIVNVTLDGETRTVRLPGKRGQKGVEKIEGFKDTVVALEYGSKTLELPFSIKLRDFQLDRYPGSMAPSSYASEVTVLKDNKSYDYRIFMNRTLHEGNFLFFQSSYDQDEQGTVLSVNNDPGKWPTYLGYFLLTLGLVLNLFDKKSRFWKLTKFVSSKNVAAILTALFFTFSSQNLMAEETNTHGLDIKTSQNDIATYLENFKNNSSVTAEKFSKIVVQSNGGRMKPLNTLNHEILNKLSGKSSLFGMNSDQIVLGMLSRPEVWRNVAMIKIKTPKLKKILGIDANQNYISFSQVFKDGKYILTEHAQKATMLSPNQRGTFEKDIIKLDEKLNIAYMVYNGTLFRMFPQVNANDNNTWYSPLDAIRTFQEDNQRAIESLIRGFVNSVVSENWELSNKFISMIMDYQSQVGSEVMPKQSEIDNEIMFNKLNIFPKLTIAYLILGFIILIAAFVVVFNPKIKPRKTTLFFFIILGLLFAAHTFGMGFRWIISGHAPWSDTYESLLYISWSAVFAAVVFFRKSLLALSAGVIVAAIFMFTAHLTTIDPQITNLVPVLKSYWLTIHVSVLTASYGFFGLGAILGFLALILFIFRKGRPHLDETIKHITAINEIALIIGLSAITIGNFLGGVWANESWGRYWGWDPKETWAYVSIVVYALVVHLRFVKALNTPFIFAVASLLAFSSILMTYFGVNFYLSGLHSYATGDPVPIPMWVYYVTAGVFLTIALAYKNQDLKDNLNTTK; this comes from the coding sequence TTGAAACCTCTGACAAATGTCTTATTCTCCTTTAAGACAACACTAATTTTGTTTGCAATCCTAGCAATAGGGGCAGGAGTTGCAACATTCATAGAAAATGATTATGGTACTTCAACTGCAAGAGTACTTATATACAGCAATATTTGGTATGAAACTGCTTTAGTTTTAATGATAGTAAACTTAATTGGTATTATCATTAAATTTAAGATGTGGAAAAATACACCGAGATTTATTTTTCACGCATCATTTGTAGTTATTTTGATTGGTGCAGCTGTTACTAGATATATTGGGTATGAAGGAATTGTTCATATTAGAGAGGGTCAAACTCAAAATAGAATGATTTCATTAGAACCTTATTTACAAGTAAAAATTAAACAAAAAAATAAAAGTTTTTACAAAGAATTCCAACATGAATTTGCTGCTTCAAGTTTAAGAAAAGGTATGGAAGCTGGTGAAACTGTAGGTATTGTAGCAACATTAGGACAATTAGCTAATAAATTTAACCACAATATTATTTTTGATGATAAAAACTTAAATATAGAATATGTAGACTATATTGTAAGTAAAAAAGGTCGATCTGAAATGGGTATTTTAATTGTTAATGTTACATTAGATGGTGAAACTAGAACAGTTAGATTACCAGGTAAAAGAGGTCAAAAAGGTGTTGAGAAAATTGAAGGGTTTAAAGATACAGTTGTTGCTTTAGAGTATGGTTCAAAAACATTAGAACTGCCATTTTCAATTAAACTTAGAGACTTTCAATTAGATAGATATCCAGGAAGTATGGCACCCTCTTCTTATGCTTCAGAAGTTACAGTTTTAAAAGATAACAAGTCTTATGATTATAGAATATTTATGAATAGAACTTTACATGAAGGAAATTTCTTATTTTTCCAAAGTTCTTATGACCAAGATGAACAAGGAACAGTTTTGTCAGTTAACAACGACCCTGGAAAATGGCCTACATATTTAGGTTATTTCCTATTAACTCTAGGATTAGTTTTAAATCTTTTTGATAAAAAATCAAGATTTTGGAAACTAACTAAATTTGTAAGTAGTAAAAATGTAGCTGCAATTCTTACTGCATTATTCTTTACTTTTTCTTCTCAAAACCTTATGGCAGAAGAAACAAATACACATGGGTTAGATATTAAAACATCACAAAATGATATTGCTACTTATTTAGAAAACTTTAAAAATAATTCTAGTGTAACAGCTGAAAAATTTTCAAAAATTGTAGTACAAAGTAATGGTGGTAGAATGAAACCACTTAATACACTAAACCATGAGATTTTAAATAAACTTTCTGGAAAAAGCTCTTTATTTGGTATGAATTCTGACCAAATTGTTTTAGGTATGTTATCAAGACCTGAAGTTTGGAGAAATGTTGCTATGATTAAAATCAAAACACCAAAACTTAAAAAGATTTTGGGAATTGATGCTAATCAAAATTACATCTCTTTCTCACAAGTATTCAAAGATGGTAAATATATATTAACTGAGCATGCTCAAAAAGCTACAATGTTATCGCCAAATCAAAGGGGAACTTTTGAAAAAGATATTATTAAATTAGATGAAAAACTAAATATTGCGTATATGGTTTACAATGGTACACTATTTAGAATGTTCCCACAAGTAAATGCAAATGATAATAATACATGGTACTCGCCACTTGATGCAATTAGAACATTCCAAGAGGATAATCAAAGGGCAATTGAATCTTTAATAAGAGGTTTTGTAAACTCAGTTGTTTCTGAAAACTGGGAATTATCAAATAAATTTATTAGTATGATTATGGATTACCAATCACAAGTTGGTTCTGAAGTTATGCCAAAACAAAGTGAAATTGATAATGAAATTATGTTTAATAAATTAAATATTTTCCCTAAATTAACAATAGCATATCTTATCCTTGGATTTATTATCTTAATTGCTGCATTTGTTGTAGTATTTAACCCAAAAATCAAACCTAGAAAAACAACTTTATTTTTCTTTATTATTTTAGGTCTTTTATTTGCTGCACATACATTTGGAATGGGATTTAGATGGATAATTTCAGGACATGCTCCTTGGTCTGATACATATGAATCTTTATTGTATATTTCATGGTCAGCAGTCTTTGCAGCAGTTGTTTTCTTTAGAAAATCATTACTTGCTTTAAGTGCTGGTGTTATTGTTGCAGCTATCTTTATGTTTACTGCACACTTAACAACTATTGACCCACAAATTACAAATTTAGTTCCAGTTCTTAAATCATATTGGTTAACAATTCACGTATCTGTTTTAACTGCATCTTATGGTTTCTTTGGACTTGGTGCAATTTTAGGATTCCTAGCCTTAATTTTATTTATCTTTAGAAAAGGTAGACCTCACTTAGATGAAACAATTAAACATATTACTGCAATTAATGAGATTGCACTAATTATTGGTTTAAGTGCTATTACTATAGGTAACTTCTTAGGTGGTGTTTGGGCAAATGAATCATGGGGTAGATATTGGGGATGGGACCCTAAAGAAACATGGGCATATGTTTCAATCGTAGTTTATGCTTTAGTTGTTCACCTAAGATTTGTAAAAGCATTAAATACTCCATTTATTTTTGCTGTAGCTTCATTGTTAGCCTTTAGTAGTATTCTTATGACTTATTTTGGAGTTAACTTCTATCTTTCTGGACTACACTCATATGCAACAGGAGATCCAGTTCCTATTCCAATGTGGGTATATTATGTAACAGCTGGTGTATTCCTTACAATTGCCCTTGCATATAAAAATCAAGACTTAAAAGACAACTTAAATACAACAAAATAA
- the cmoB gene encoding tRNA 5-methoxyuridine(34)/uridine 5-oxyacetic acid(34) synthase CmoB: MDLDILKKKKDECRKWKNVEPWYNQLLKISDLDIKNAKIDYGDWFTVGKRENLTDNEFALLEETAKKLIPWRKGPFNLFGLEIDSEWQSNIKYNLIRPHFNLKNKVVADIGCNNGYYMFRMLEDKPKRLIGFDPSPLTLHQFEFVNHFVKSDIIYEMLGVEHLEYYNHKFDFIFMLGVLYHRPDPVGTLKSLARGLNSKGEILIDTFMIDGEDEICLTPNKRYSKIPNIYFIPTIPALTNWLSRAGFEDIEVIATTTTTSEEQRKTSWSFDQSLEDFLDPDDRTKTVEGYPAPKRVYMKAKKIQ; encoded by the coding sequence ATGGATTTAGATATATTAAAAAAGAAAAAAGATGAATGTCGAAAATGGAAAAATGTAGAACCTTGGTATAACCAACTTCTTAAGATTTCTGATTTAGATATTAAAAACGCAAAAATTGATTATGGTGATTGGTTTACAGTGGGGAAAAGGGAAAATCTTACTGATAATGAATTTGCCTTACTTGAAGAGACTGCAAAAAAACTTATTCCTTGGAGAAAGGGACCATTTAACCTATTTGGCTTAGAAATAGATAGTGAATGGCAAAGTAATATCAAATATAATTTAATAAGACCACATTTTAATCTAAAAAATAAGGTAGTCGCTGATATTGGATGTAATAATGGTTATTACATGTTTAGAATGCTTGAAGATAAGCCAAAAAGGCTTATTGGTTTTGACCCAAGTCCTCTGACCTTACATCAATTTGAGTTTGTTAATCATTTTGTAAAATCAGATATTATTTATGAAATGTTAGGGGTTGAGCATTTAGAGTATTACAATCATAAATTTGATTTTATATTTATGCTTGGTGTTTTATACCATAGACCAGATCCCGTGGGAACATTAAAATCTCTTGCAAGGGGATTAAATAGTAAAGGTGAAATTTTAATTGATACTTTTATGATAGATGGAGAAGATGAGATTTGTTTAACTCCAAACAAGAGATATTCAAAAATTCCTAATATTTATTTTATACCTACAATTCCTGCTTTGACAAATTGGCTTAGTCGTGCTGGGTTTGAGGATATTGAAGTTATTGCCACAACAACAACAACTAGTGAAGAACAAAGAAAAACATCATGGTCTTTTGATCAAAGTTTAGAAGACTTTTTAGATCCAGATGATAGAACTAAAACAGTTGAAGGGTATCCTGCTCCAAAAAGAGTTTATATGAAAGCTAAAAAGATACAGTAA
- a CDS encoding transporter substrate-binding domain-containing protein, which translates to MNFLRIIFILILINNFLFSQEINLTLEEKDFLKKNSPIRLHNELNWPPYNFNENGQPKGFSIDYMNLLAKKLNIDIVYITGPSWDEFMNMLQEDKLDAIINISKNEQRAKTIAFTSIFHTAANAIYVKRGNEYLDSLEKLEGKTLVMPKGFFAQKAIAKYYPKIKQILVKDTLECLKVLSLGNADATIGKKNVIDYVITLNNISGVVPTNYVDDNRMVSLIRIGTSKDKTILRDIFEKAQKNVTDEEILALKRKWFGVKDILNSKPSNFLNINEIKYINSKKIFRMCNIPDLKPIEFFENSKFQGITIDILKSITDKTNMRFIPVKTNSWEEAKSFLKEGKCDFIPTVTKSEDLIDFATVTKPFLSYKLAIITQKNKPVATSLEDILDKSIAKRKDSKIIQVLRSSYPDLKVIETNTNRESLEAVSKGNAYFALEPLPIASYYISNYALKNLYISRYTNMPFTVHMAVAKDNKLLLSILNKSINNISQTERREIFSKWTASSLNYKAITDYEYFWEIVSTLLFLILIFSYRHYVLDKLNKNLTSANEEIEKKTKELEKQKLLFETLYTKSADGVILIRDGIISSCNEATLKILKFDESEIINNTLENLAPAIQPDSQSSKTIIKKYMDEALNDGVVSFELVLTDASQSDIWAEIVFTSIEIESKLFLHTVIRDITSRKNLEQKLEDLNSNLEKRVIEEIKKNEINTQRLVQQSRLAQMGEMISMIAHQWRQPLSAISATTNNLILKMIISDEVDKKYFDNELKLITEYSQHLSSTIDDFRNFFKTDKEKVCFKLNQVINKSLYLINTALDSNGIKLEKHLDETIEIYSYPSELQQVILNILKNAEDALNENTNIKDKQITVITYKKDNSKAIIEIIDNAGGISNEVKEKIFDPYFSTKTKKDGTGLGLYMSKIIINEHCNGRLFVSNANDGANFQIELPLYKKV; encoded by the coding sequence ATGAATTTTTTAAGAATTATCTTTATACTTATATTAATTAATAATTTTTTATTTTCACAAGAAATAAATCTAACCTTAGAAGAAAAAGATTTTTTAAAAAAAAATTCACCAATAAGATTACACAACGAACTAAACTGGCCCCCTTATAATTTCAATGAAAATGGACAACCAAAAGGTTTTTCAATTGACTATATGAATCTTTTAGCAAAAAAGCTGAATATTGATATAGTATATATAACTGGCCCTTCTTGGGATGAGTTTATGAATATGTTGCAAGAAGATAAATTAGATGCAATAATTAATATCTCAAAAAATGAACAAAGGGCAAAAACAATAGCCTTTACTTCAATATTTCATACAGCTGCAAATGCAATATATGTAAAAAGAGGAAATGAATACTTAGATAGTCTTGAAAAACTTGAAGGAAAAACTTTAGTTATGCCTAAAGGATTTTTTGCTCAAAAAGCTATTGCAAAGTATTATCCAAAAATAAAACAAATATTAGTAAAAGATACACTAGAGTGTTTAAAAGTACTTTCTTTAGGTAATGCCGATGCCACAATTGGTAAAAAAAATGTGATTGACTATGTAATTACCTTAAACAATATCTCAGGGGTTGTACCTACAAACTATGTTGATGATAATAGAATGGTTAGTTTAATTAGAATTGGTACATCAAAAGATAAAACTATATTAAGAGATATTTTTGAGAAAGCCCAAAAAAATGTCACTGATGAAGAGATTTTAGCCTTAAAAAGAAAATGGTTTGGGGTAAAAGATATACTTAATAGTAAACCTTCTAATTTTTTAAATATCAATGAAATTAAATATATCAATTCAAAAAAAATCTTTAGAATGTGTAATATTCCAGATTTAAAACCTATTGAGTTCTTTGAAAACAGTAAATTTCAGGGGATTACAATTGATATACTAAAAAGTATTACTGATAAAACTAATATGAGATTTATACCTGTAAAAACAAATTCATGGGAAGAAGCCAAAAGTTTTTTAAAAGAAGGGAAATGTGATTTTATCCCTACAGTCACAAAAAGCGAAGATTTAATTGATTTTGCAACTGTAACAAAACCTTTTTTAAGCTATAAACTTGCTATTATAACCCAAAAAAACAAACCTGTTGCAACAAGTTTAGAAGATATCTTAGATAAAAGTATAGCAAAAAGAAAAGATTCAAAAATAATTCAAGTTTTAAGATCATCATATCCTGATTTAAAGGTAATTGAAACAAATACAAATAGAGAGTCTTTAGAAGCAGTTAGTAAAGGAAATGCTTATTTTGCCTTAGAACCACTACCTATTGCTTCATATTATATCTCTAACTATGCACTTAAAAATCTTTATATTTCAAGATATACAAATATGCCATTTACCGTTCATATGGCTGTTGCAAAAGATAATAAATTACTCTTATCTATTTTAAATAAATCTATAAACAATATTTCACAAACAGAAAGAAGAGAAATATTTAGTAAATGGACTGCATCATCTTTAAATTATAAAGCAATTACTGATTATGAATATTTTTGGGAAATTGTATCTACCCTACTTTTTCTAATTTTAATTTTTTCATATAGACATTATGTATTAGATAAATTAAATAAAAACCTTACTTCTGCAAATGAAGAGATTGAAAAGAAAACAAAAGAATTAGAGAAACAAAAGCTTCTTTTTGAAACCCTATATACAAAATCTGCTGATGGGGTTATTTTAATTAGAGATGGGATTATATCAAGCTGTAATGAAGCAACTTTAAAGATTTTAAAATTTGATGAATCAGAAATAATTAATAATACCCTTGAGAATTTAGCTCCAGCAATTCAACCAGATTCACAAAGTTCAAAAACGATTATAAAAAAATATATGGATGAAGCATTAAATGATGGAGTTGTAAGTTTTGAGTTAGTTTTAACTGATGCAAGTCAATCAGATATATGGGCAGAGATTGTATTTACTTCAATTGAGATAGAAAGTAAACTTTTTTTACACACTGTAATTAGAGATATTACTAGCAGAAAAAACCTTGAACAAAAGCTTGAAGATTTAAATTCAAATCTAGAGAAAAGGGTTATAGAAGAAATAAAAAAGAATGAGATAAATACACAAAGATTGGTTCAACAAAGTAGATTAGCCCAAATGGGAGAAATGATATCAATGATTGCACATCAATGGAGACAACCTCTATCGGCTATTTCTGCAACAACAAATAATCTAATTTTAAAAATGATTATAAGTGATGAAGTAGATAAGAAATATTTTGATAATGAACTAAAACTTATTACTGAATATTCTCAACATCTTTCATCTACAATTGATGACTTTAGAAACTTCTTTAAAACAGATAAAGAGAAAGTTTGCTTTAAACTAAATCAAGTCATTAATAAATCTTTATATCTTATTAATACAGCCCTTGACTCAAATGGTATAAAATTAGAAAAACATTTAGATGAAACAATAGAGATATACTCATACCCTTCTGAATTACAACAAGTTATTTTAAATATCTTAAAAAATGCAGAAGATGCATTAAATGAAAATACAAATATAAAAGATAAACAAATTACAGTTATAACATATAAAAAAGATAATTCTAAGGCAATTATTGAAATTATTGATAATGCTGGTGGAATAAGTAATGAAGTTAAAGAAAAGATTTTTGATCCATATTTTTCTACAAAAACAAAGAAAGATGGAACTGGTCTTGGACTTTATATGAGTAAAATTATAATAAATGAGCATTGCAATGGAAGACTTTTTGTATCAAACGCAAATGATGGTGCAAATTTCCAAATTGAACTGCCACTATATAAAAAGGTATAA
- a CDS encoding GGDEF domain-containing protein codes for MRNNILELIKDAANNKESYIALEKIYNLYDQLQYSSNIKQMAEDIYLWLHTNFNVDNVTFSLFDIERNNKENIFIEGDEFYLDDELSFFFIINTHTNLNAIVSFSATSKVHHGMLSEQYKVIEAALFQISPILQNGIIKKNFIETLSLDSVTKVYNRHYLIENLNKQIQLSKKDYNQIYFIMVGVDHFKAIIDEFDHDVGDQVLVELAKIIHTNISEFDMVARLAGDEFLISMLSTNNEHDIEKIGKNIIDDFSKIKVPVHNNGQFLQKTVCVGVDVFKRDQIDDTIDKTIKNADIALYEAKNKGRSQYFNYKDLSPEDTIDLF; via the coding sequence ATGAGAAATAATATTTTAGAACTAATTAAAGACGCAGCAAATAATAAAGAATCGTACATAGCTCTTGAAAAAATTTACAATTTATATGATCAACTTCAATATTCTTCAAATATAAAACAAATGGCAGAAGATATTTATCTTTGGTTACATACAAACTTTAATGTAGATAATGTAACTTTTTCCCTATTTGATATAGAAAGAAATAATAAGGAAAATATATTTATTGAAGGGGATGAGTTTTATTTAGATGATGAATTATCTTTTTTCTTTATAATAAATACTCACACTAATTTAAATGCAATTGTATCATTTAGTGCTACATCAAAAGTTCATCATGGGATGCTTTCAGAACAATACAAAGTAATAGAAGCTGCATTGTTTCAAATTTCTCCAATATTACAAAATGGAATAATAAAGAAAAATTTTATAGAAACTTTATCTTTAGATTCTGTTACAAAAGTATACAATAGACATTATCTAATTGAAAATCTAAATAAACAAATTCAATTATCAAAAAAAGATTATAATCAAATCTATTTTATCATGGTTGGTGTTGATCATTTTAAAGCTATTATAGATGAATTTGACCACGATGTTGGGGATCAAGTTTTAGTTGAATTAGCAAAAATTATACACACTAATATCTCTGAATTTGATATGGTAGCAAGACTAGCAGGGGATGAATTTCTAATATCAATGTTAAGTACAAACAATGAGCATGATATTGAAAAAATTGGTAAAAATATTATAGATGATTTTAGTAAAATAAAAGTGCCAGTTCATAATAATGGTCAATTTTTACAAAAAACTGTTTGTGTTGGGGTTGATGTATTTAAAAGAGACCAAATTGATGACACAATTGATAAAACTATAAAAAATGCTGATATTGCACTTTATGAAGCAAAAAATAAAGGAAGAAGTCAATATTTTAATTATAAAGACTTAAGCCCTGAAGATACAATAGATTTATTCTAA